agatttacaaagaaaaaaatgggaacaaAGCAGGATGTTTATTTTACATCAAATATTGCATAATTAACATCCATACAGTGATCATggaacatttttattaaataacCCCACAGTTGACACTTATTGGTCAGGGACATGACTCTTAAATTAAGATTTTATGTACTCGTACCAGTGTTTTCTTTGATACAGTGTATTTAATGTAAACCTATGAGTGTCATGTCAAGTATAGTTATCAGCATAATTATATGGGCAGGCCAcccttgttttacattttaagcACTATACATTAAATTTGCAGATAACCAAATTATATTCACATTTGTGTCAAGTGCAATGACTGCTACAACATAAAAACGGTTTCAAAATCTTATGCATTTCAGACAAGTTGTGCAGAAGTGGTATAAGCTTCTGCCTTTACAATTTACATGaacaaaattgttttgattagTGCCTGGATAAAGAAATGATGGGTTACATCAGGAAGGCATCTGGTGTTttgaagaaaggaaaaaaaaatctcactgtGGGAACCCCTGATGGGACAAGCTGAACATTGCAACAACATGCACACCCAGACAAATATTTACCTCAGACACTCCAAATTGGAGATTGGGTAGTTTGGATCACTGATGTAGTGTTACTCTTACTCAGTTAAAATACTTTGGCACACATACACTAGCCTGAGGCAAAGTATTGGTGAGTATCTTGTGTATACTAAAAGGCACTGCAACTGTGCAGTGATGGCTTACTGGCCTCAAGAAGGGCTATGAATTGGCAAGTCATTTTCAACCTAGATGTCACACAAAAAGGATTCAATTCTTTGGACAGAAACTTTCATAATTGTGATTTCCAACATACTGGATTCACATTTATGGGTTTATTACCTGCTGAAGagatgaatgaaaagaaatagGCTTCGCTGGATTACGActagcatcatttttttgtgttactgTCCTTATGGTGTTAGGTCTTTGAAAATTCTTATAAATACCTCTTTCAAACTATAATTTAAGTGATGTTTGTAAAACCTCCTTACAGAACACACGGCACCAGCAAAATGTCCCAGTCTCCACAGAAAGGAGAGTATACACTGCTTGCCTATGACAATTTGGTCAATCATCAATATTATCTCGGCAACGTCCAGACTTCTTTGTCGCCGAGCTATAGGATCTCGACTTTTTGTGAGCAGATCAGGTCACTGTTGACTAGATTCCACATGCGTCTGAGTTCAGTTGGGAGCAGTTTGTGCACCACAATCATACTCTGAAAGAAACATGGCTCTCTGTTCAACTTActgcttttgtttttcacaAGGCCAAACGTCTTAAAGGCATTATGTTTTATAGGAGTGACCTGAAGGACCTCGAGACACATACCCAAGAAGACATCATCGATGGGATACAACTCCAGGGTGTCTGCGACATAGTGAAGCCTCCTTGCTACAGTTCTGTCCATTAGAAACCCCCCTCCACCAGCATACGGAGGGTAATGGGACTTGTTATAGAGAGCTTGTGGGATGTAGTACTTACTTTCCTTTTTACGGATTGGCCTCGCCTTGAAAATCACATCCCCTACAAAGAGATTCCTTGCATGGCTTGTGCTCTCTAGGAATTCCAAAATGTTCTCCACATTCACGAAGACGTCGTCATCTCCCTTGAAGATATAGCGAACATTTGGGCAGTAGGTGTGGAACCATTTGAGAAAATGGGTCTCTTTCAGTGTAAGATTGAAGAAACTAtccaagaagccccactggaGGATATCACCGTAAATGCGATTTTCATACTCTACAAGCTTCTCATGGTTTGCCCTTTCAGCGTGATTGGATGGCCTACCAAGAAGAAATAGCAACTTTATTGTCTTTCCATTCAGCACTCTCTCCTTCCCCCAGGTGTTTCGAATAACTTCTCTACGGTCGTGCTGGGTGGCAACCGACTTGATCACCATGAGTAAGTATACATCTCCTGAGCACTTctcagggtggttgtgaagcaTTGGGAAGTAACGACAGTGTCGATAGAGAAGGAACTGTTTGAAAGTTTCCTCCAGTCCACGAAACCAATCCTGGTCTGAAAGATTGAGGTTGGCGCTACAGTTAGAGCTGGTTACATCCCAGGTTGTTGCACTTTTGCTTTCGGTAACCACTGGTTCTTGAGTGGTAGAGAGACTGGGCCGGGGAGGCTTTTGTTTGCTCGCTTTCCAAAAACTTTTTATTCTCTCGGAGGAGAGGAGCACTCCAGACTCTGCTCCCTCCGAAGAATCCATACGAGCCTGTCTCTCAAGTTGGAATGGAGCCCCCATATTGACGCTTCCTCTCTGGACAACGGTCAGCGCCACCACAGCCAGGCAGAACATGACAGCGACCCTCTTGTACACCTTCCAGCGGTCTCTGTTGTTCATCCTAGTCGAAaagaaggagacaaacaatataGTTCAATTCAGTATGTTACATTTTTATCTCTtagtgcttctcaattattttctggcATCGCTCCGCAGTCCCCTAGGGGGCCCCAccccactatttgagaagcactggCGTAGATCAGAAgactgacatttaaaaaaataataataaacacctTTTTCACAGGCATACCTAAAGAATTGTGGTCACTTAGTGAATTTTTTGATCATATTTTATATCAAAAGTTAAGTTCACAGAAGATTAGGTGAATTAAgacaatttaaatggttgcaCTTCCGGACAACATCTGTAGTAAAACATGGGTGctttaaaatgattgttttctGCGAGCAGATTGCCGTTATCCAAAAGAGCAAAAATTCATTTATCGTATagatattattttaatttcaaaagtttatttttccaactgccctttctctctcccttctcTGTCAATGGTCCActgaaaaactaaatgaattaaatgcaAAGGTTTGGgcggcagtgtgattgtgagtgcaaatggttgccTATCTCACTGTGTGCCCTttgcgaccagtctagggtgtagtccgcctttctcccaaagtcagctgagataggttccagcaccctgccagcctgacaaggataagcagtgttcaaaatgaaaacatatGCCACCATGTTCAAGCTATAGTATTGTGCCAAACTCCTCATGTTGGTCATTTTCAATGTATTGTTtgcatttcccccttttttaacaATACCCCATATTTAAAGCACAAATTATTTAATTGAACGAATGAGTCCAGCTGTCATGACAATGAACTAAAGAGAATTTAGCACCAGCATAATTTATCGTCAGATAAAGTTATGAGGCGTGATTTCATTCAGCATTAGAGgggacatttttcttttattgtcacTCATACACAGGGCAATTCAGTGTTTGGTGTTCTTCCCTGTGTGATTGGCTTGCACTAAACAAAATAAGTGATCAAAGAGTAATGAGTCTGAGTGTAGTTGGCCCCTAAATGCAGAGGAAGAAAGAGCCAGGTGATGTTGatgcaaaatttaaaagtaTTCATTAAACCACAACTTCTGATAGCaaaattgcaattaaaaaaatgtagatacatctaaatattttatcataaTAGGAAACAGGACTTACTCAAACAGGGGAACACAAGGAAGGAGGCAAGAACAGGGGCTATGGAACAAGGATGATGACCTGAGATGGACTGAGTTCAAGTGAAACGGAGATTTTAAATACACGTACAGGGAAATTGGGACAATGAGAAACAGATGGGTGATAGAGGCAGAAGGAAAGCTGATTGGTCAGATGAAAAAGGATATGTCAGGCAACCACTACATGTGTATTTTCCCCAACTATTACAGGTGATATGAATCAGATAATCACAGACAAGAAACATTGGAAACCGTTCACACAGGAACAAATGAAAATCATAATAAACCATACCAGTGGAAGAATGAATTGTTTTTGAGTTGGCCCAAAAGTGATCTAATCTCCTAAAGGACTGGTGAGTACTGATGAAAACTCTACAAGTTTGATTTTGTGGTTGTTGATGTTAACACATTATTTTAAAGTTCTTTGAACTTTTATACGTACAGATATTagtctatagcaggggtagggaacctatggctcgggagccacatgtggctctttcgatgggtgcatctggttctccgctaacctgtgagctaaaatatggaacccgctggtgacagaactgagatactacgtccagtgctgctttagtcttcctttttttgcattagactctgctagaatgcatactctcattgattaaaaactgcataagaatgttgtcaaaagtattcttttttccactttaaaagtggtgaaattactcaaatagaagacacccatttacatgtattttgacttttaaattcggagtatggctctcaaggaataacattagaaaatatgaattgtttatggctctcttcgtcaaaaaggttcccgacccctggtctatagTGATACCTAAGAAAGATGCTTTGGTGCCTTAAATGATCCCTGCATTTTCTGTGATCTATATTCAGTATGATTTTCTTTGTTCAGCtgacaaaataattaacttttccgcaaatatttcatttttcttcccgTGTATATTGTTGGTGTAACATTTGTTATAAAATACTGACATTTGATTATTTCTGTTCTCACCTTTTTGGGTGTGTTCGTAATTATTACTATTGCGGTGACATTAGGTGGAATCGAATGGTATTTGTTTATTAGATGCCATCACTTAAATAATATAAGGAATCCTGTGTAACAACAAATTGTCACAATTCCATCAGTTCATGCCAGGACTCGTTACTCTCCAAAGATACTCCCACGTAAAACCTCagcccttttttgttttaaggtATTCATTTAGGGGGGCCCTAATCCTGATTTAAACACCGCTCTCGAAAACATCCCAATGCTGTCAACCCAATGGAACTTTAATTTTAGAGTTTGTTAAACTCAGTTGTTCTAAAGACAGTTTACAAATTGTGGGAAGCTTTTCAAATGACCTTTGTCTTTACAAAGTAGAAAGCATTTTGAGAAATTCCAAATATTtaatcataattaaaaaaacaaatacaaattagAATGTTAACTTACATTGTGCTCAGGTCTGCGGACGTTGATGTGAGGAAACGAACAAATTAGCTTTAGAGGCGAGAAGGTCAACTTATTCTTTACAATGAAAAGTCAACCCACTTGCGAACACTAACCATCCCActcaaagaagaaagaaagctgCAGACTCTGCAAAGTCTCCCTGGTCTCGCGCTTTTCAACATGCACCCACCTCGCGCACTGCGTCCACAAAGACGGACGTCACGGCACATATACCCACCCAaccaatgcacacacacgcacacacaagtcAACAACCCGCCCTCATCTATTACTTTTTGATGTGAAAGCTAAAGAACAAAAATtgtgacttctttttttgttcttttatgtgaactttttttgcatttataggCTACAGCCATCATTTTAACACTAAACCcaacaaaaatacatattatattaaaatacaatacactttttttcttttcaacgcTACAATATCTGTATTTTCTGACTTATGCTGTTTTacagaaatatttgaaaaatataacaGAAGAATAATGTCATTGGAGTTAGTATTTATACAATTAAAATTGGCTTAACttcttttattttacaatatgaAATGGACAAAGTGCTATGACGTCAGCAATTGGTCCTATTGTTAATGAGCGGTGACTGTACAAActgccaaagttttttttttttgcttatattttttttaaatcaaactacAGGCAGTTTAATCACTGTTTTACTAAGGCTTATTCCATGCACTATAGGTCCACACTCAATGTTCTGTTGGTGTGTAACTAACAGACATGAAGGAAAATGATACACTGATTAAACAAAGCAGCACACCTTTACTCAACCTGTGGCACACATTACACAGACGGCATTTAAGCACACACTTCCTGCTCATTATACGGGATGTCTACAACTATTTGACTCCAAGCATATATCGATATCCTAAAGAACACATCACACAACAAGTTGCCGAAGTGAACAATGACTTTCTGGTTATTGTATGGTCGGCATGAGCCAAAATGGATCACTAGGCAGACTAGGTTTAGACTTTTAGTCTGTTAAATTCACCCTAATGTTA
Above is a genomic segment from Stigmatopora argus isolate UIUO_Sarg chromosome 8, RoL_Sarg_1.0, whole genome shotgun sequence containing:
- the b3gnt7 gene encoding UDP-GlcNAc:betaGal beta-1,3-N-acetylglucosaminyltransferase 7 isoform X1 — translated: MMNNRDRWKVYKRVAVMFCLAVVALTVVQRGSVNMGAPFQLERQARMDSSEGAESGVLLSSERIKSFWKASKQKPPRPSLSTTQEPVVTESKSATTWDVTSSNCSANLNLSDQDWFRGLEETFKQFLLYRHCRYFPMLHNHPEKCSGDVYLLMVIKSVATQHDRREVIRNTWGKERVLNGKTIKLLFLLGRPSNHAERANHEKLVEYENRIYGDILQWGFLDSFFNLTLKETHFLKWFHTYCPNVRYIFKGDDDVFVNVENILEFLESTSHARNLFVGDVIFKARPIRKKESKYYIPQALYNKSHYPPYAGGGGFLMDRTVARRLHYVADTLELYPIDDVFLGMCLEVLQVTPIKHNAFKTFGLVKNKSSKLNREPCFFQSMIVVHKLLPTELRRMWNLVNSDLICSQKVEIL
- the b3gnt7 gene encoding UDP-GlcNAc:betaGal beta-1,3-N-acetylglucosaminyltransferase 7 isoform X2, whose translation is MNNRDRWKVYKRVAVMFCLAVVALTVVQRGSVNMGAPFQLERQARMDSSEGAESGVLLSSERIKSFWKASKQKPPRPSLSTTQEPVVTESKSATTWDVTSSNCSANLNLSDQDWFRGLEETFKQFLLYRHCRYFPMLHNHPEKCSGDVYLLMVIKSVATQHDRREVIRNTWGKERVLNGKTIKLLFLLGRPSNHAERANHEKLVEYENRIYGDILQWGFLDSFFNLTLKETHFLKWFHTYCPNVRYIFKGDDDVFVNVENILEFLESTSHARNLFVGDVIFKARPIRKKESKYYIPQALYNKSHYPPYAGGGGFLMDRTVARRLHYVADTLELYPIDDVFLGMCLEVLQVTPIKHNAFKTFGLVKNKSSKLNREPCFFQSMIVVHKLLPTELRRMWNLVNSDLICSQKVEIL